One region of Triticum aestivum cultivar Chinese Spring chromosome 6B, IWGSC CS RefSeq v2.1, whole genome shotgun sequence genomic DNA includes:
- the LOC123139148 gene encoding 60S ribosomal protein L39, translating to MPSHKTFRIKQKLAKKQRQNRPIPYWIRMRTDNTIRYNAKRRHWRRTKLGF from the exons ATG CCGTCCCACAAGACCTTCCGCATCAAGCAGAAGCTGGCCAAGAAGCAGCGCCAGAACCGCCCCATCCCCTACTGGATCCGCATGCGGACCGACAACACCATCAG GTACAACGCGAAGCGCAGGCACTGGCGCCGCACCAAGCTCGGGTTCTAG
- the LOC123139147 gene encoding ATPase 2, plasma membrane-type — translation MASMTLEDVKNETVDLETIPVQEVFTHLKCSKQGLTGTEAQNRLTIFGPNKLEEKTESKLLKFLGFMWNPLSWVMEAAAVMAIVLANGGGKPPDWQDFVGIVTLLFINSTISFIEENNAGNAAAALMAGLAPKTKCLRDGKWSEMDASFLVPGDIISIKLGDIIPADARLLEGDPLKVDQAALTGESMPVNKHAGQGVFSGSTVKQGEIEAVVIATGVHTFFGKAAHLVDSTNNVGHFQQVLTAIGNFCIISIGAGMLVEVVVMYPIQHRAYRDGIDNLLVLLIGGIPIAMPTVLSVTMAIGSHRLSQQGAITKRMTAIEEMAGMDVLCSDKTGTLTLNKLTVDKTLIEVYGKGVDKDMVLLYAARASRVENQDAIDTCIVGMLADPKEARAGIQEVHFLPFNPVEKRTAITYIDGKGDWHRISKGAPEQIIELCRMPKEAEKRVHSLIDQYADRGLRSLGVSYQAVPAKNKDSPGEPWQFVGLLPLFDPPRHDSAETIRRALHLGVNVKMITGDQLAIGKETARRLGMGTNMYPSTTLLGDKSTDMSSLPIDELIEKADGFAGVFPEHKYEIVKRLQDRKHICGMTGDGVNDAPALKKADIGIAVDDATDAARSASDIVLTEPGLSVIVSAVLTSRAIFQRMKNYTIYAVSITIRIVLGFMLVALLWKFDFAPFMVLIIAILNDGTIMTISKDRVKPSPTPDSWKLKEIFATGVVLGTYMALVTVLFFYLAHDTEFFPETFGVRSIRENEKEMMAALYLQVSIISQALIFVTRSRSWSFVERPGALLVIAFFVAQLIATCIAVYANWEFCKMQGIGWGWGLSIWAFTVVTYIPLDILKFIIRYALSGRAWNNINNKTAFTNKNDYGKVEREAQWATAQRTLHGLNQGSSNSEMFTDNNGYRELSEIAEQAAKRAEVARLRELHTLKGHVESVVKLKGLDIETINQSYTV, via the exons ATGGCGTCCATGACGCTGGAGGACGTGAAGAACGAGACGGTGGACCTGGAGACCATCCCGGTGCAGGAGGTGTTCACCCACCTCAAGTGCAGCAAGCAGGGGCTGACCGGCACCGAGGCCCAGAACCGGCTCACCATCTTCGGGCCCAACAAGCTGGAGGAGAAGACGGAGAGCAAGCTGCTCAAGTTCCTCGGCTTCATGTGGAACCCGCTGTCCTGGGTCATGGAGGCCGCCGCCGTCATGGCCATCGTGCTCGCCAACGGCGGCGGCAAGCCCCCCGACTGGCAGGACTTCGTCGGCATCGTCACCCTGCTCTTCATCAACTCCACCATCAGCTTCATCGAGGAGAACAACGCCGGAAACGCCGCCGCCGCGCTCATGGCCGGCCTGGCACCCAAGACCAAGTGCTTGAGGGACGGCAAGTGGAGCGAGATGGACGCCTCCTTCCTCGTGCCCGGCGACATTATTAGTATCAAGCTCGGGGACATCATCCCCGCCGACGCCCGGCTGCTCGAGGGCGACCCGCTCAAGGTCGACCAGGCCGCGCTCACCGGGGAGTCCATGCCCGTGAACAAGCACGCCGGCCAGGGCGTGTTCTCCGGGTCCACGGTCAAGCAGGGCGAGATCGAGGCCGTCGTCATCGCCACCGGCGTGCACACCTTCTTCGGCAAGGCGGCGCACCTCGTCGACAGCACCAACAACGTCGGCCACTTCCAGCAGGTGCTCACCGCCATCGGCAACTTCTGCATCATCTCCATCGGCGCCGGGATGCTGGTGGAGGTCGTCGTCATGTACCCGATCCAGCACCGCGCATACCGCGACGGCATCGACAACCTGCTCGTGCTCCTCATCGGCGGCATCCCCATCGCCATGCCCACCGTGCTGTCCGTCACCATGGCCATCGGCTCCCACCGGCTGTCGCAGCAgggcgccatcaccaagcgcatgaCCGCCATCGAGGAGATGGCCGGCATGGACGTGCTGTGCAGCGACAAGACGGGCACGCTGACGCTCAACAAGCTCACCGTCGACAAGACGCTCATCGAGGTGTACGGCAAAGGTGTAGACAAGGACATGGTGCTCCTGTACGCCGCCAGGGCGTCCCGCGTGGAGAACCAGGACGCCATCGACACGTGCATCGTGGGCATGCTCGCCGACCCCAAGGAGGCCCGCGCCGGCATCCAGGAGGTGCACTTCCTCCCCTTCAACCCCGTGGAGAAGCGCACGGCCATCACCTACATCGACGGCAAGGGCGACTGGCACCGGATCAGCAAGGGCGCGCCGGAGCAGATCATCGAGCTGTGCCGGATGCCCAAGGAGGCCGAGAAGAGGGTCCACAGCCTGATCGACCAGTACGCCGACCGGGGCCTCCGGTCGCTGGGGGTGTCGTACCAGGCGGTGCCGGCCAAGAACAAGGACAGCCCCGGCGAGCCGTGGCAGTTCGTGGGGCTGCTGCCGCTGTTCGACCCGCCCCGGCACGACAGCGCGGAGACGATCCGGCGCGCGCTGCACCTGGGCGTGAACGTGAAGATGATCACCGGCGACCAGCTGGCGATCGGCAAGGAGACGGCGCGGCGGCTGGGCATGGGCACCAACATGTACCCGTCCACCACGCTGCTGGGCGACAAGAGCACGGACATGAGCAGCCTCCCCATCGACGAGCTGATCGAGAAGGCGGACGGGTTCGCCGGGGTGTTCCCGGAGCACAAGTACGAGATCGTGAAGCGGCTGCAGGACCGGAAGCACATCTGCGGCATGACCGGGGACGGCGTGAACGACGCGCCGGCTCTGAAGAAGGCGGACATCGGGATCGCGGTGGACGACGCGACGGACGCGGCGCGGTCGGCGTCAgacatcgtgctgacggaacccgGGCTGAGCGTGATCGTGAGCGCGGTGCTCACCAGCCGCGCCATCTTCCAGCGGATGAAGAACTACACCATCTACGCCGTGTCCATCACCATCCGCATCGTGCTGGGGTTCATGCTGGTGGCGCTGCTGTGGAAGTTCGACTTCGCGCCCTTCATGGTGCTCATCATCGCCATCCTCAACGACGGCACCATCATGACCATCTCCAAGGACCGCGTGAAGCCGTCGCCCACCCCCGACTCGTGGAAGCTCAAGGAGATCTTCGCCACCGGCGTCGTCCTCGGCACCTACATGGCCCTCGTCACCGTGCTCTTCTTCTACCTCGCGCACGACACCGAGTTCTTCCCG GAGACGTTCGGGGTGCGGTCGATCCGGGAGAACGAGAAGGAGATGATGGCGGCGCTGTACCTGCAGGTGAGCATCATCAGCCAGGCGCTCATCTTCGTGACGCGGTCGCGGAGCTGGTCGTTCGTGGAGCGGCCGGGGGCGCTGCTGGTGATCGCCTTCTTCGTGGCGCAGCTGATCGCGACGTGCATCGCCGTGTACGCCAACTGGGAGTTCTGCAAGATGCAGGGGatcgggtgggggtgggggctctCCATCTGGGCCTTCACTGTCGTCACCTACATCCCGCTCGACATCCTCAAGTTCATCATCCGCTACGCCCTCAGCGGCAGGGCCTGGAACAACATCAACAACAAG ACGGCCTTCACCAACAAGAACGACTACGGCAAGGTGGAGAGGGAGGCGCAGTGGGCGACGGCGCAGAGGACGCTGCACGGCCTCAACCAGGGCAGCAGCAACTCGGAAATGTTCACCGACAACAACGGCTACCGCGAGCTCTCGGAGATCGCCGAGCAGGCCGCCAAGCGGGCGGAGGTGGCCAGGCTCCGGGAGCTGCACACGCTCAAGGGCCACGTCGAGTCGGTCGTCAAGCTCAAGGGGCTCGACATCGAGACAATAAACCAGAGCTACACGGTATGA